The following are encoded in a window of Lolium rigidum isolate FL_2022 unplaced genomic scaffold, APGP_CSIRO_Lrig_0.1 contig_54331_1, whole genome shotgun sequence genomic DNA:
- the LOC124681740 gene encoding sulfite oxidase: MPGLTAPSDYAEEPPRHPDLRINSKEPFNAEPHRSALVSSYITPVDFFYKRNHGPIPKVDDISRYNVSINGLVNKHIQLSMSDIRLLPKYNVTATLQCAGNKRTAMSKVRKVRGVGWDVSALGNATWGGAKLSDVLELVGIPKLSSVTTLGGKHVEFVSVDKCKEEKGGPYKASIPLKQATDPDADVLLAYEMNGEIINRDHGYPLRVVVPGVIGARSVKWLDSISIIKEECQGFFMQKDYKMFPPTVDWDNIDWSTRRPQMDFPVQSAICTLEDVDVIKEGKARIAGYAVSGGGRGIERVDISVDGGKTWVEAHRYQKSSVPYISDGAQSDKWAWVLFEATLDVPANAEIVAKAVDSAANIQPEKVEDIWNLRGILNTSWHRIKIQNSVCVAQSKM, from the exons ATGCCGGGGCTCACGGCGCCGTCGGACTACGCGGAGGAGCCGCCGCGCCACCCCGACCTCAGGATCAACTCCAAG GAGCCATTTAATGCTGAGCCTCATCGATCTGCCTTGGTTTCATCCTACATCACCCCAGTGGATTTCTTCTACAAGAGGAATCATGGACCAATTCCAAAAGTCGATGATATCTCaag ATACAATGTTTCCATCAATGGCCTTGTGAACAAGCATATTCAGCTATCCATGTCTGACATTAG GTTGCTTCCAAAGTACAATGTCACTGCAACGTTACAG TGTGCAGGCAATAAGAGAACTGCAATGAGTAAGGTACGAAAAGTGAGAGGTGTTGGATGGGACGTATCTGCTCTTGGAAATG CAACTTGGGGAGGAGCAAAACTATCTGACGTCCTTGAACTAGTTGGGATACCTAAACTCAGTTCAGTCACAACTTTAGGAGGCAAACACGTTGAGTTTGTCAGTGTTGACAAGTGTAAA GAGGAGAAAGGTGGCCCCTATAAGGCATCAATTCCATTAAAGCAGGCTACAGATCCTGATGCTGATGTCTTGCTTGCATATGAAATGAACGGAGAG ATCATCAACCGTGACCATGGATACCCACTCCGTGTTGTTGTACCTGGTGTCATAGGTGCACGCTCTGTAAAATGGCTGGACAGCATCAGCATAATCAAGGAAGAATGCCAG GGTTTTTTTATGCAAAAAGATTACAAGATGTTTCCACCTACCGTAGATTGGGACAATATTGATTGGTCGACTAGAAGACCACAAATGGATTTTCCTGTACAG TCTGCTATCTGTACCCTGGAGGATGTGGATGTTATCAAGGAAGGAAAG GCTAGGATTGCTGGATATGCAGTCTCAGGTGGCGGCCGTGGCATTGAGAGAGTAGATATATCTGTTGATGGGGGTAAAACATGGGTTGAGGCTCATAGATATCAGAAAAGCAGTGTCCCATACATCTCTGATGGAGCTCAAAGTGATAAGTGGGCATGGGTTCTCTTTGAAGCTACGTTGGACGTACCAGCAAATGCGGAGATAGTAGCTAAGGCG GTAGACTCAGCCGCGAATATTCAACCTGAAAAAGTGGAGGACATATGGAATCTGAGAGGAATCCTCAATACATCTTGGCACCGGATCAAAATACAGAATTCGGTGTGTGTAGCCCAATCCAAAATGTGA